A genomic segment from Oscillatoria salina IIICB1 encodes:
- a CDS encoding SDR family oxidoreductase, translating to MNDRWLLTGKKALVTGGTKGIGLATANELLSLGAEVTIAARNAEEIAKQVEIWREKGLPAMGIAADIGKSSDRQLLFEQISQMSDRWDILVNNAGTNIRKPTTEYTLCEYDSVVQTNQTAVFEMCRLFYPLLKKGENSSIVNISSVYAFVTGRTGSPYVMTKAAIAQLTRYLAVEWATDGIRVNSIAPGVIRTPLSKPAWSNPERLAAIVARKPMGRLGEPEEVAAAVAFLCMSGASYITGECLAVDGGFLAFGA from the coding sequence ATGAACGATCGCTGGTTACTTACAGGAAAAAAAGCATTAGTTACAGGTGGTACGAAAGGTATTGGTTTAGCCACTGCTAACGAATTATTATCTCTCGGTGCAGAAGTGACGATCGCTGCAAGAAATGCTGAAGAAATCGCTAAACAAGTCGAGATTTGGCGAGAAAAAGGTTTACCTGCAATGGGGATCGCCGCAGATATAGGAAAAAGTAGCGATCGCCAATTACTTTTTGAGCAAATTTCTCAAATGAGCGATCGCTGGGATATCCTGGTTAACAATGCGGGTACGAATATTCGCAAACCAACTACTGAATATACTCTCTGTGAATATGACTCCGTGGTGCAAACTAATCAAACTGCGGTGTTTGAAATGTGTCGCTTGTTTTACCCTCTGCTCAAAAAGGGTGAAAATAGTAGCATTGTCAATATAAGTTCTGTGTATGCGTTTGTCACGGGACGCACGGGATCGCCTTATGTCATGACGAAAGCGGCGATCGCGCAACTCACTCGTTATTTGGCTGTAGAATGGGCAACAGATGGTATTCGAGTTAATAGTATCGCTCCGGGAGTCATTCGCACACCTTTGAGTAAACCTGCTTGGAGTAACCCCGAAAGACTCGCAGCGATCGTTGCTCGCAAACCGATGGGAAGATTAGGTGAACCGGAAGAAGTTGCTGCGGCTGTGGCTTTTCTCTGTATGTCTGGGGCATCTTATATTACAGGAGAATGTCTCGCTGTGGATGGTGGTTTTTTGGCTTTTGGTGCTTAA
- a CDS encoding sulfotransferase family protein, translating into MTKVARSVTTYQQPNRPLTFSLLNLLGDKFNLDWFPLLDLNADSLLEAAQRQTGLDDWGDESFRLRLQKLLESLDREANLNLVGRYFLRQYCLKLLVNRLQMQADFKRYPEILAVPIERPLFIVGLFRSGTTFLHNLLSCDRASRWLHLGEALNPSPPPKQATWSNDPRLIEEGKWIEFENSLAPKFATAHYINVNRPAECSRLFEHDFVAHLFDFRANVNSYSEWLQNQNLVDAYQYYRQQLQYLSWHWRGSRWLMKAPAHIFALDALLAVFPDACIVQTHRDPLKVMPSVCSLSAIARSRFSDRVDLSAIGKHWLNLLTKGVEDAIEVRDTADAARFYDVNYLNFVRNPIATVTQIYKYFDYELTDETTAKMKQWIEQNPQHKRGVHRYSLDQFGLDSKQINDKFGKYCDRYNIDRE; encoded by the coding sequence ATGACAAAAGTTGCTCGTTCAGTTACTACATATCAACAACCAAATCGTCCTTTAACATTTAGTTTATTAAATTTGCTGGGAGATAAATTTAATCTGGATTGGTTTCCGTTGCTGGATTTGAATGCAGATTCGCTTTTAGAAGCTGCACAACGTCAAACTGGTTTAGATGATTGGGGAGATGAAAGTTTTCGCTTGCGCTTGCAAAAGTTACTGGAATCTTTGGATCGAGAGGCTAATCTTAATTTAGTTGGACGTTATTTTTTACGTCAATATTGTCTTAAATTGTTGGTGAATCGCTTGCAGATGCAAGCTGATTTTAAACGTTATCCTGAAATTTTAGCAGTTCCTATTGAAAGACCTTTATTTATTGTCGGATTATTTAGAAGTGGGACAACTTTTTTACATAATTTGCTCTCGTGCGATCGCGCTAGTCGTTGGTTACATTTAGGGGAAGCGCTTAATCCTTCACCTCCCCCAAAACAAGCTACTTGGTCAAACGATCCCCGCTTGATTGAAGAGGGAAAATGGATCGAATTTGAGAATTCTCTCGCGCCTAAGTTCGCTACTGCTCATTATATCAATGTTAATCGACCCGCAGAATGTAGCCGACTCTTTGAACATGATTTTGTCGCGCATTTGTTTGATTTTCGTGCTAATGTAAATTCTTATTCGGAATGGCTGCAAAACCAAAATTTGGTCGATGCTTATCAATATTACCGCCAACAATTACAATATCTTAGTTGGCATTGGCGAGGATCTCGCTGGTTGATGAAAGCACCTGCTCATATTTTCGCTCTCGATGCACTTTTAGCCGTTTTCCCTGATGCTTGTATTGTCCAAACTCATCGCGATCCCCTGAAAGTTATGCCTTCAGTTTGTAGTTTAAGTGCGATCGCGCGTAGTCGCTTTAGCGATCGCGTCGATCTTTCGGCGATCGGTAAACATTGGTTAAATCTCTTGACAAAAGGCGTTGAAGATGCTATAGAAGTTCGGGATACGGCTGACGCAGCGAGATTTTATGACGTTAATTATCTCAATTTTGTCCGCAATCCGATCGCCACAGTTACGCAAATTTACAAATATTTTGACTATGAGTTAACTGATGAAACCACAGCCAAGATGAAACAGTGGATCGAGCAAAACCCGCAACACAAGCGCGGCGTACATCGTTACAGTTTAGATCAATTTGGTTTAGACTCGAAGCAAATAAATGACAAATTTGGGAAATACTGCGATCGCTATAACATCGATCGGGAGTGA
- a CDS encoding sulfotransferase family protein, with translation MKNYSQFQQLDLRFDCERIRQEIAQFSNEDWREESVGKSTIVLVSVGGTINQDLAISGVVKLTKFSENLHYLKQVISALEVPVSRSRLVRLAAKTETAAYTEYNYHWFRHNCIYVAITGAVSLTVNQEKISLAAGEVVISNNFQPYSLSNETEQDCLYLVVETKRLGDWELSIGNWESHSPQQVAVPPLQERRESAAASGKISLETASFEVLTPEEIAKLTEVIFAEVETPEKTFLSQSLGEFQRRWSKVFAQFGHSRQGELAYQDLILTFQEQIAPKVNLGLRKSWRGKNAVKVILSMLKSSERKAPKKFKTGVLARKKLQVKLQIQWDAGYQVVANAAETKEFQRLQKLPAEKQIFDLFREKATIAEVWAKKVSETEINQEKFVRIVQKLTDLELLVEEFQPPQFVKPIFIISAPRAGSTLLFETLSQFPELWTIGGESHDLIEGIPQLHPSTHNYTSNRLTEADAQPEICETLQKRFVRQLRDRTQQAYLDLPLQERPPKVRFLEKTPKNVLRIPFLKAAFPEALFIYLYRDPRQNISSLLDGWRSRRFVSYRNLPGWDYQEWSFFLPPNWSSLQTSSIVEIAAYQWKTANSYILDDLNNLPRSSWCLVRYSDLVREPKQTITKIGNFAELNRDEHIEKILSQSLPVSRMALSAPSPEKWRKNAQEIEPILPNLEPIIKLVEKENESSFA, from the coding sequence ATGAAGAATTATTCTCAGTTTCAGCAACTTGATTTGCGCTTTGATTGCGAGCGTATTAGACAAGAAATCGCCCAATTTAGTAACGAAGATTGGCGAGAAGAGAGCGTAGGTAAATCAACGATTGTGCTTGTCTCTGTTGGCGGTACAATTAATCAAGATTTGGCAATTTCTGGTGTGGTAAAGTTAACTAAATTTAGCGAAAATTTGCACTACCTCAAACAAGTTATTTCCGCCCTAGAGGTTCCCGTATCTCGTTCTCGTCTAGTGCGACTTGCAGCGAAAACTGAGACTGCCGCTTATACAGAATACAATTACCATTGGTTTCGACACAATTGTATTTATGTAGCAATAACTGGGGCTGTTTCTTTAACGGTCAATCAAGAAAAAATCTCTCTGGCTGCGGGTGAAGTTGTTATTAGTAATAATTTTCAGCCCTACTCGTTAAGCAACGAAACTGAGCAAGATTGCCTCTATTTGGTTGTCGAAACTAAAAGGCTTGGGGATTGGGAATTGTCAATTGGGAACTGGGAATCCCACTCCCCCCAGCAGGTAGCAGTCCCTCCTTTGCAGGAGAGGAGGGAATCTGCCGCCGCTTCTGGTAAAATAAGCTTGGAAACTGCTAGTTTTGAGGTTTTGACACCCGAAGAAATTGCTAAGTTAACTGAGGTAATTTTTGCGGAAGTAGAGACACCAGAAAAAACATTTCTTAGCCAAAGTCTTGGCGAATTTCAGCGTCGATGGTCAAAAGTTTTCGCTCAATTTGGTCACTCGCGCCAAGGTGAGTTAGCTTACCAAGATTTAATCTTAACCTTTCAGGAGCAAATTGCCCCAAAAGTGAATTTAGGGCTAAGAAAGTCCTGGCGGGGCAAAAATGCTGTCAAAGTCATTCTTTCGATGTTAAAATCGTCAGAAAGAAAGGCTCCGAAGAAGTTCAAGACGGGGGTATTGGCGCGGAAAAAATTGCAAGTTAAACTGCAAATTCAGTGGGATGCTGGCTATCAAGTAGTAGCCAACGCAGCCGAAACTAAGGAATTTCAGCGCTTGCAAAAATTACCCGCAGAAAAGCAAATTTTCGATTTATTTCGCGAGAAGGCAACTATCGCCGAAGTTTGGGCAAAAAAAGTTTCGGAAACGGAAATAAACCAAGAAAAGTTTGTTAGAATAGTACAGAAATTAACGGATCTCGAACTCTTAGTAGAAGAGTTTCAGCCGCCGCAATTTGTCAAACCGATCTTTATTATTTCCGCACCCAGAGCAGGTAGTACGCTATTATTTGAAACCCTGTCTCAATTTCCCGAATTATGGACAATTGGCGGTGAAAGTCACGATCTAATTGAAGGAATTCCCCAATTGCATCCTTCAACCCACAATTATACTTCTAACCGCCTAACCGAAGCCGATGCACAGCCGGAAATTTGCGAAACATTGCAAAAAAGATTTGTGCGTCAATTGCGCGATCGCACTCAGCAAGCTTACCTCGATCTTCCCCTTCAGGAACGTCCCCCCAAGGTAAGATTTTTAGAGAAAACCCCGAAAAACGTGCTACGCATTCCTTTCCTCAAGGCTGCATTTCCCGAAGCATTGTTTATCTATCTCTACCGAGATCCCAGACAAAATATTAGCAGCTTATTAGACGGTTGGCGATCGCGGCGTTTTGTTTCTTACCGCAATTTACCCGGTTGGGACTATCAAGAATGGAGTTTTTTCCTTCCCCCCAATTGGTCATCCTTGCAAACAAGTTCCATCGTCGAAATAGCCGCTTATCAATGGAAAACTGCTAACTCTTACATTCTCGACGATCTCAACAACTTACCTCGATCTTCTTGGTGTTTAGTACGCTATTCAGACTTAGTTCGAGAACCCAAGCAAACCATTACCA
- a CDS encoding haloalkane dehalogenase: protein MRQKIYLATLVSILLCLCLFGLPSSTALGMGITQPAEFPYESKYVKVFGSKMHYIDVGEGSPILFIHGNPTWAYVWRNIIPFVTSHHRAIAVDLIGMGKSDKPDIDYTFADHSRYLEAFIAKLNLKNITFVGYDWGSTLSFYYGMRHEDNVKGLVFMEAMVPPRFPFDKIEKMGKVAEDFSKLRAPQQGAQLVYEENIFIEKLLQSNTIRELSEAELDAYRQPFLKKKDRKPMLVWANQIPIGGEPAETDRIIRSYSEWLTKTKIPKLHLYGKPGAVNPPEVAEWTAAHFPNTETYYVGKGLHCLQEDRPQEIGIAIANWLRGLGTGDW from the coding sequence ATGAGGCAAAAAATTTACCTAGCGACCTTAGTTAGTATTTTGTTATGCTTGTGCCTGTTTGGTTTACCGTCGTCAACTGCTTTGGGTATGGGAATAACACAACCAGCCGAGTTTCCTTACGAATCGAAATACGTTAAAGTTTTTGGTTCTAAAATGCACTATATTGATGTCGGCGAAGGATCTCCGATTCTTTTTATACATGGTAATCCTACTTGGGCTTATGTCTGGCGGAATATAATCCCTTTTGTTACTTCTCACCATCGTGCCATTGCGGTAGACTTAATCGGAATGGGCAAATCGGACAAACCAGACATAGATTATACTTTTGCCGATCACAGTCGCTATCTGGAAGCTTTTATCGCTAAGTTGAATCTTAAAAATATCACTTTTGTGGGTTATGATTGGGGTTCGACACTCAGTTTTTATTATGGGATGCGTCACGAAGATAACGTGAAAGGACTTGTGTTTATGGAAGCAATGGTTCCTCCTCGTTTCCCTTTTGATAAAATTGAGAAAATGGGTAAAGTTGCTGAGGATTTTAGCAAACTCAGAGCTCCTCAACAGGGAGCGCAATTAGTTTATGAAGAAAATATTTTTATTGAAAAGTTATTACAGAGTAATACAATTCGAGAATTATCAGAAGCAGAATTAGATGCTTACCGTCAGCCTTTTCTGAAGAAAAAAGACCGCAAACCGATGTTAGTTTGGGCTAATCAAATTCCGATTGGTGGCGAACCTGCGGAAACTGATAGGATAATCAGAAGTTACAGTGAATGGTTGACCAAAACTAAGATACCAAAGCTGCATCTTTATGGCAAGCCAGGAGCAGTTAATCCGCCAGAAGTCGCTGAATGGACAGCCGCACATTTCCCCAATACAGAAACTTATTATGTGGGAAAAGGTTTACATTGTTTGCAAGAAGATCGTCCCCAAGAAATCGGGATCGCGATCGCCAATTGGCTACGGGGATTGGGGACTGGGGACTGGTGA
- a CDS encoding class I adenylate-forming enzyme family protein — MKFIGQLTKTTNWRANVLTDGQLQCTYQQIPELFERINKEFEKQSISSEDCLVLECENSVPCALVLLYLLEKGNSVLLLPKTPKEAEPFLPGFCRFRIVTESVSDNGKIVELTQPEQFLQITANENWLEGANNSSQKLYLRTSGSTGKPKIAMHSHGKVLGNVANCVERLLLQSEDRIAIPVPIYHMYGLGAGFLPGVAVGAAIDLQKGANLLRYLQREKQFAPNVAFMTPIFCETLLKGRKSPRWYRMTVAAGDRVREEAFSKYESLFGCLVKLYGSTEMGAIAAASPSDSPEIRAQTVGKPMSGVEMRLENIKEEGKPIGQLWCKHEYSFDGYIDENGQPIVISENNDWFWTKDLGCIDLDGYIEVLGRADHSVNRDGLLVFFADVEKAIETIAGIEAVVVVSKGESQRGKGIVAYCILAKDTNLTEADIRTSCFDLLPKRAIPDRINIVNSLPLLPNGKVDRQKLIGMEDKIKVKIMQ; from the coding sequence ATGAAATTTATCGGTCAACTCACCAAGACAACAAATTGGCGAGCAAATGTGCTGACAGACGGACAGCTACAATGCACTTACCAACAAATTCCCGAACTATTTGAGAGGATTAACAAAGAGTTTGAGAAACAAAGTATTAGCAGCGAAGATTGTCTAGTTTTAGAATGCGAAAACTCAGTACCTTGCGCGCTAGTTTTGTTGTATTTGCTCGAAAAAGGTAATAGCGTCCTACTGTTACCAAAAACGCCCAAAGAAGCAGAACCATTTCTACCCGGATTTTGCCGATTCAGAATTGTTACTGAAAGTGTGAGTGACAACGGGAAAATAGTTGAGTTAACTCAGCCAGAGCAATTTTTGCAGATTACTGCTAACGAAAATTGGCTCGAGGGGGCGAATAACTCAAGTCAAAAACTATATTTGCGTACTTCCGGGAGTACGGGAAAGCCGAAAATAGCAATGCACTCCCACGGGAAGGTACTAGGAAACGTAGCTAACTGCGTCGAAAGACTACTGTTGCAAAGCGAAGACAGAATTGCGATCCCCGTACCGATTTATCATATGTACGGTTTAGGTGCAGGATTTCTGCCCGGAGTAGCAGTAGGAGCAGCGATCGACTTGCAAAAAGGAGCTAATCTGTTACGATACTTGCAAAGGGAGAAACAATTCGCTCCCAACGTCGCCTTTATGACCCCGATTTTCTGTGAAACCTTGTTAAAAGGGAGAAAATCGCCGAGGTGGTATCGGATGACAGTAGCCGCAGGCGATCGCGTGCGCGAAGAAGCATTTAGCAAATATGAATCCCTTTTCGGCTGTCTGGTTAAATTATATGGCAGTACAGAAATGGGCGCGATCGCCGCAGCCAGTCCCAGCGATTCCCCAGAAATACGCGCCCAAACAGTCGGTAAACCGATGTCTGGCGTAGAAATGCGTTTAGAAAACATCAAAGAAGAAGGCAAACCCATCGGTCAACTTTGGTGTAAACACGAATATAGCTTTGACGGCTATATTGATGAAAACGGACAACCCATTGTTATCTCAGAAAACAATGACTGGTTTTGGACAAAAGACTTAGGTTGCATTGACTTAGATGGTTACATTGAAGTCTTAGGTAGAGCCGATCATAGCGTCAACCGGGACGGTTTATTAGTTTTCTTCGCCGACGTCGAAAAAGCGATCGAAACAATTGCCGGAATCGAAGCTGTCGTAGTTGTCTCCAAAGGCGAAAGTCAACGCGGAAAAGGCATTGTCGCCTACTGCATTCTCGCCAAAGATACCAACCTCACCGAAGCCGATATCCGCACCTCCTGCTTCGATCTCCTACCTAAACGTGCAATCCCCGATCGTATAAATATTGTCAATTCCTTGCCCCTACTACCCAATGGCAAAGTCGATCGGCAAAAACTGATCGGCATGGAAGACAAAATCAAAGTAAAAATAATGCAATAA
- the hemW gene encoding radical SAM family heme chaperone HemW, with the protein MVAIVERSQLEPKRLPLITNYPSFRKWNKAALDEKLQDDPMCIYVHIPFCTQRCSFCYYKTVDLKERPEVDGYVDSLCKEIEMGVDRFDIGNRPIHAVYFGGGTPSLLKEHHFVKIIETLRNKFKHFESRNQLSVEAEPLTVSKSKMETLAKLGVTRLSMGVQSFNDKIIKLSGRGHDEKQAYRAIDIAQKAGNGQWTINIDLLSGLAGETPETWAESLECALNTGVESITVYKMEAFANTEVYKLGVREETIELPDDEQEIEFMRYAMERFERANYIPWSFFTYTKNGSDESKYISSIWRGMDFYGFGVSAFGSLGDGLLQNTSDLEKYNEIVNQGELPLARGYRFNGLDLIVREVLMGMKLLTLDLKGFKKRHGFKLQTLCGSTLKELADEGFITISEQEVALTSKGILFGDFVGQTLANAIEKAYR; encoded by the coding sequence ATGGTTGCAATCGTTGAACGTTCCCAACTAGAACCCAAGCGACTTCCTTTAATCACAAATTATCCCTCATTTCGGAAGTGGAATAAAGCGGCTCTCGACGAGAAATTACAAGACGATCCGATGTGCATTTACGTGCATATTCCCTTCTGTACCCAACGGTGTTCTTTCTGTTACTATAAAACCGTAGATTTAAAAGAAAGACCCGAAGTTGATGGCTATGTAGACTCGCTCTGCAAAGAAATCGAAATGGGTGTAGATCGCTTCGATATCGGCAACAGACCAATTCACGCCGTGTATTTTGGTGGTGGTACTCCTAGCCTTCTCAAGGAACATCATTTTGTCAAAATAATTGAAACTCTACGCAATAAATTTAAGCACTTCGAGTCCAGAAACCAACTATCAGTTGAAGCCGAACCTTTAACTGTTTCCAAAAGTAAAATGGAAACCCTCGCCAAACTGGGAGTAACTCGCCTCAGTATGGGCGTACAATCCTTTAATGATAAAATTATTAAACTAAGCGGACGGGGACACGACGAAAAACAAGCTTATCGCGCGATCGATATTGCTCAAAAAGCAGGAAATGGTCAGTGGACAATTAACATTGATTTACTGAGTGGATTAGCTGGAGAAACTCCGGAAACTTGGGCTGAAAGTTTAGAATGCGCTCTCAATACTGGTGTAGAAAGTATTACTGTTTATAAAATGGAGGCATTTGCTAACACTGAAGTCTACAAATTAGGAGTGCGTGAAGAAACAATTGAATTGCCCGATGACGAGCAAGAAATAGAATTCATGCGCTATGCAATGGAGCGTTTTGAGCGAGCAAATTACATTCCTTGGAGTTTCTTTACTTATACCAAAAATGGCTCTGATGAAAGTAAGTATATCAGCAGTATTTGGCGGGGAATGGATTTTTACGGTTTTGGTGTTTCCGCTTTTGGTTCTTTAGGTGATGGACTACTACAAAATACTTCCGATTTAGAGAAGTATAATGAGATTGTTAATCAAGGTGAATTACCTTTAGCACGCGGCTATCGTTTCAATGGTTTGGATTTGATTGTTCGCGAAGTTTTGATGGGAATGAAGCTGCTAACTTTAGATTTGAAAGGATTTAAAAAGCGTCATGGCTTCAAATTGCAAACTTTGTGTGGTTCGACTTTAAAAGAACTCGCAGACGAAGGTTTTATTACGATTTCCGAGCAAGAAGTTGCTTTAACCTCAAAAGGTATTCTTTTCGGAGATTTTGTAGGACAAACCTTAGCTAACGCGATCGAGAAAGCCTACCGATAA
- a CDS encoding acyl carrier protein, which translates to MTKADVLAQLKTIIAEELDVNLEADEIDENVPLFEDGLGFDSIATVELISLIEKYFDVEFIDSELDPELFSNLNVLADFILSKKEAQKMQTVA; encoded by the coding sequence ATGACTAAAGCTGATGTCTTAGCACAACTGAAAACTATTATTGCTGAAGAATTGGATGTCAATCTCGAAGCAGACGAAATTGATGAAAATGTACCTTTGTTTGAAGATGGCTTAGGATTTGATTCAATTGCTACCGTCGAATTAATTTCTTTAATCGAAAAATATTTCGACGTCGAATTTATTGATTCAGAACTCGACCCAGAATTATTCAGCAATCTCAACGTTTTAGCAGATTTTATTCTGAGTAAAAAAGAAGCCCAAAAAATGCAAACAGTTGCCTAG